From the genome of Azospira restricta, one region includes:
- a CDS encoding ABC transporter ATP-binding protein has protein sequence MKKFVQVESVGMRFDTKKGPFVALRDIDLTIEKGEFIALIGHSGCGKSTLLNLIAGLTTPSDGVLICDGREIAGPGPERGVVFQNHSLLPWLTCFENVYLAVERVFGAKEGKAKLKVRTQEALALVGLTHAEQKYPHEISGGMKQRVGIARALSMQPKVLLMDEPFGALDALTRAKLQDELMKICDATQATVVMVTHDVDEAVLLSDRIVMMTNGPAATIGEILAVDLPRPRNRLELAHDPRYIECRAAVLSFLYEKQAHHEKLAA, from the coding sequence ATGAAAAAATTCGTACAAGTCGAAAGCGTCGGCATGCGCTTCGACACCAAGAAGGGGCCGTTCGTCGCGCTGCGCGACATCGACCTGACCATCGAGAAGGGCGAGTTCATCGCGCTGATCGGCCACTCCGGCTGCGGCAAGTCGACGCTGCTGAACCTGATCGCCGGGCTGACCACGCCGAGCGACGGCGTGCTCATCTGCGACGGCCGCGAGATCGCCGGGCCGGGGCCCGAGCGCGGGGTGGTCTTCCAGAACCACTCGCTGCTGCCGTGGCTGACCTGCTTCGAGAACGTCTACCTCGCCGTCGAGCGCGTCTTCGGCGCCAAGGAAGGCAAGGCCAAGCTGAAGGTGCGCACGCAGGAGGCGCTGGCGCTGGTCGGCCTGACCCACGCCGAGCAGAAGTATCCGCACGAGATCTCGGGCGGCATGAAGCAGCGCGTCGGCATCGCCCGCGCCCTCTCGATGCAGCCGAAGGTGCTGCTGATGGACGAGCCCTTCGGCGCGCTCGACGCGCTGACCCGCGCCAAGCTGCAGGACGAGCTGATGAAGATCTGCGACGCGACGCAGGCGACCGTGGTCATGGTCACGCACGACGTCGACGAGGCGGTGCTGCTCTCCGACCGCATCGTGATGATGACCAACGGCCCGGCGGCGACGATCGGCGAGATCCTCGCGGTCGACCTGCCGCGCCCGCGCAACCGCTTGGAGCTGGCGCACGACCCGCGCTACATCGAGTGCCGCGCCGCGGTGCTGTCCTTCCTCTACGAGAAGCAGGCGCACCACGAGAAGCTGGCGGCCTGA
- a CDS encoding methyl-accepting chemotaxis protein gives MLGNMKLRSKIVLLVLAALVGMASITVFSALAAKRDLTEGRKELIKSMVEAGYNILEHYQGLEAAGKLSKEEAQRLAAEAVKVAKYGGADGKTEYLYAWTMQGVGVVHPKAEIVGQNMLEKIKDGQGRYTIKDLIAAVQTQRGAYVDTAFPRPGGKEPLPKLQYVMHFQPWGWLIGTGLYMDDLDAAFRTRVLGDLVVAAIALLVIGGVGFVVARSVLGQVGGEPGEAIDLMARAAAGDLTVDVRRAPKGSMLASFGEMLTSLRSMVTEIHAGSNKLIADAERINSAAKEVAQASQQQADATSAMAAAIEQMTVSINHISDTATETERASERAASEAAEGEQQVQTATAEINKIATSVTEASHKIRELDQRADQVSSIAQVIKEIAGQTNLLALNAAIEAARAGEQGRGFAVVADEVRKLAERTSAATVEIEQMISGIQNDTESVVGVMDAALPQVEAGVHLAEGAAKSLRDIREGASQTLTRIREVADSTKEQSVASTSIAQQVEHIAQMVEETSAAMNATAGTASELESLASELNRLVGRFRC, from the coding sequence ATGCTGGGGAATATGAAGCTGCGCAGCAAGATCGTGCTGCTGGTGCTGGCCGCACTGGTGGGCATGGCGTCGATCACCGTCTTTTCGGCGCTCGCCGCCAAGCGCGACCTGACGGAGGGGCGCAAGGAGCTGATCAAGTCGATGGTCGAGGCCGGCTACAACATCCTCGAGCACTACCAGGGGCTGGAAGCCGCCGGCAAGCTGTCGAAGGAGGAGGCGCAGCGCCTCGCCGCCGAGGCGGTGAAGGTGGCCAAGTACGGCGGCGCCGACGGCAAGACCGAATACCTCTACGCATGGACGATGCAGGGCGTCGGCGTCGTGCACCCGAAGGCCGAGATCGTCGGCCAGAACATGCTGGAGAAGATCAAGGACGGGCAGGGACGCTACACGATCAAGGATCTGATCGCAGCCGTGCAGACGCAGCGCGGCGCCTACGTCGACACCGCCTTCCCGCGCCCCGGCGGCAAGGAGCCGCTGCCCAAGCTGCAGTACGTGATGCACTTCCAGCCCTGGGGCTGGCTGATCGGCACCGGCCTCTACATGGACGACCTCGACGCCGCCTTCCGCACGCGCGTGCTCGGCGACCTCGTCGTCGCCGCGATCGCGCTGCTGGTGATCGGCGGCGTCGGCTTCGTCGTCGCCCGCAGCGTGCTCGGCCAGGTCGGCGGCGAGCCGGGCGAGGCGATCGACCTGATGGCGCGCGCCGCCGCCGGCGACCTCACCGTCGACGTGCGCCGGGCGCCGAAGGGCAGCATGCTCGCCTCCTTCGGCGAGATGCTCACCTCGCTGCGCAGCATGGTCACCGAGATCCACGCCGGCTCGAACAAGCTGATCGCCGACGCCGAGCGCATCAACAGCGCCGCCAAGGAAGTCGCGCAGGCCTCGCAGCAGCAGGCCGACGCGACCTCGGCGATGGCCGCCGCGATCGAGCAGATGACGGTCAGCATCAACCACATCTCCGACACCGCGACCGAGACCGAGCGCGCCTCCGAGCGGGCGGCGAGCGAGGCGGCCGAGGGCGAGCAGCAGGTGCAGACGGCGACCGCCGAGATCAACAAGATCGCCACCTCGGTCACCGAGGCCTCGCACAAGATCCGCGAGCTCGACCAGCGGGCCGACCAGGTGTCGTCGATCGCGCAGGTGATCAAGGAGATCGCCGGCCAGACCAACCTGCTGGCGCTGAACGCGGCGATCGAGGCGGCGCGCGCCGGCGAGCAGGGGCGCGGCTTCGCGGTCGTCGCCGACGAGGTCAGGAAGCTCGCCGAGCGCACCTCGGCCGCCACCGTCGAGATCGAGCAGATGATCAGCGGCATCCAGAACGACACCGAATCGGTGGTCGGCGTGATGGACGCCGCGCTGCCGCAGGTCGAGGCCGGCGTGCATCTCGCCGAGGGCGCCGCCAAGTCGCTGCGCGACATCCGCGAAGGCGCCTCGCAGACGCTCACGCGCATCCGCGAGGTGGCCGACTCGACCAAGGAGCAGAGCGTCGCCAGCACCAGCATCGCGCAGCAGGTCGAGCACATCGCGCAGATGGTCGAGGAGACCAGCGCCGCGATGAACGCCACCGCCGGCACTGCCAGCGAACTGGAAAGCCTCGCCAGCGAACTCAACCGGCTGGTCGGGCGCTTCCGCTGCTGA
- a CDS encoding spermidine synthase, with amino-acid sequence MEDDRYSIDISEDDGVRYLHFGSEWIQGAMRIRRPWALELAYTREMLAGLLLRDAPWPKNALLVGLGAGSLAKFIWRYLPQTRITVYEIDRRIPFAARQFFKLPDEDARLRIRIGDGAELIARDRRRYDLILVDGFDHDARVGELDGEAFYAHCRARLSRHGLLATNLFNTRGFRASVDRIRTAFAGRALILPPCEGGNTIALAAAGEPLAVPLAEMRVRAEALKRATRLDLLPTLNRLQLVAATPDGTLRL; translated from the coding sequence ATGGAAGACGACCGCTACAGCATCGACATCAGCGAGGACGACGGCGTCCGCTACCTGCATTTCGGCTCGGAATGGATCCAGGGCGCGATGCGCATCCGCCGGCCGTGGGCGCTCGAGCTCGCCTACACGCGCGAGATGCTGGCCGGCCTGCTGCTGCGCGACGCGCCGTGGCCGAAGAACGCGCTGCTGGTCGGCCTCGGCGCCGGCTCGCTGGCCAAGTTCATCTGGCGCTACCTGCCGCAGACGCGGATCACCGTCTACGAGATCGACCGCCGCATCCCCTTCGCCGCGCGCCAGTTCTTCAAGCTGCCGGACGAGGATGCGCGGCTGCGCATCCGCATCGGCGACGGCGCCGAGCTGATCGCGCGCGACCGCCGGCGCTACGACCTGATCCTGGTCGACGGTTTCGACCACGACGCGCGCGTCGGCGAGCTCGACGGCGAAGCCTTCTACGCGCACTGCCGCGCGCGGCTGAGCCGGCACGGGCTGCTGGCGACCAACCTGTTCAACACGCGCGGTTTCCGCGCCAGCGTCGACCGCATCCGCACGGCCTTCGCCGGGCGTGCGCTGATCCTGCCGCCCTGCGAGGGCGGCAACACGATCGCGCTCGCCGCCGCCGGCGAGCCGCTGGCGGTACCGCTCGCCGAGATGCGGGTGCGCGCCGAGGCGCTGAAGCGCGCGACGCGGCTGGACCTGCTGCCGACGCTCAACCGCCTGCAGCTGGTGGCGGCGACGCCCGACGGCACGCTGCGCCTGTAG
- a CDS encoding DUF748 domain-containing protein, with the protein MSTEASENLAAPAPRPRRRWLLWTVLVLAALAAGAVVGLRLATDKLRTTIEAALGPNAEVASIEAGLSSIAINGIRIRAGKDWPAAEELAAKRVVIRPDWDALLARDIRIAAIEVEDGYVSMLRRKDGKLVLLPSLLGKAEAERKEKAARTGGAADDADDAMPEVTIGGITLDNAAVDFYDASVRQPAHKLRLEKTTVRLGQLRLPWLVGRTSIELDGTVKGVQRDGKVSLRGWAEIARKNSEVQAKLAAVDLVAFQPYLIKAAETGVRKGSLDLDLKSTVKKNRLHAPGRVTLSGLELATGRTFMGMPREAVVKMLKDKDGRIVADFVLEGDLGDPKFSLNENFLAQVAAASANVLGISLEGLASGIGSIGTGAAEGIGSAFGKLFGGKK; encoded by the coding sequence ATGAGCACCGAAGCTTCGGAAAACCTTGCCGCCCCCGCCCCGCGTCCGCGCCGCCGCTGGCTGCTGTGGACCGTGCTCGTGCTCGCCGCGCTGGCGGCGGGCGCCGTCGTCGGCCTGCGGCTGGCCACCGACAAGCTGCGGACGACGATCGAAGCCGCGCTCGGCCCGAACGCCGAGGTGGCGAGCATCGAGGCCGGCTTGTCGTCGATCGCGATCAACGGCATCCGCATCCGCGCCGGCAAGGACTGGCCGGCGGCCGAGGAGCTGGCGGCGAAGCGGGTGGTGATCCGCCCGGACTGGGACGCGCTGCTGGCGCGCGACATCCGCATCGCGGCGATCGAGGTCGAGGACGGCTATGTATCGATGCTGCGCCGGAAGGACGGCAAGCTGGTGCTGCTGCCGTCGCTGCTCGGCAAGGCGGAGGCGGAACGGAAGGAGAAGGCGGCGCGCACCGGCGGTGCGGCGGACGACGCGGACGACGCGATGCCGGAGGTCACCATCGGCGGCATCACGCTCGACAACGCCGCGGTCGATTTCTACGACGCCTCGGTGCGCCAGCCGGCGCACAAGCTGCGCCTGGAGAAGACGACGGTGCGCCTCGGCCAGCTGCGCCTGCCCTGGCTGGTCGGACGCACCTCGATCGAGCTGGACGGCACGGTGAAGGGGGTGCAGCGCGACGGCAAGGTGTCGTTGCGGGGCTGGGCGGAGATCGCCCGCAAGAACTCGGAGGTGCAGGCGAAGCTCGCCGCGGTGGACCTGGTCGCCTTCCAGCCCTACCTGATCAAGGCGGCCGAAACCGGCGTCAGGAAGGGCTCGCTCGATCTCGACCTGAAGTCGACGGTGAAGAAGAACCGGCTGCATGCGCCGGGCCGGGTCACGCTTTCCGGGCTCGAACTGGCGACCGGCAGGACCTTCATGGGCATGCCACGCGAGGCGGTGGTGAAGATGCTGAAGGACAAGGACGGCCGCATCGTCGCCGATTTCGTGCTCGAGGGCGACCTCGGCGACCCGAAGTTCTCGTTGAACGAGAACTTCCTCGCCCAGGTCGCCGCGGCCAGCGCCAACGTGCTCGGCATCAGCCTGGAAGGGCTGGCGAGCGGCATCGGCAGCATCGGCACCGGCGCCGCCGAGGGCATCGGCAGCGCCTTCGGCAAGCTGTTCGGCGGCAAGAAATGA
- a CDS encoding rubrerythrin family protein, giving the protein MQLKGSKTETHLKNAFAGESQANRRYLYFANKADVEGRPDIAALFRSTAEGETGHAHGHLEYLEKCGDPATGLPFGPTEANLKSAIAGETHEYTDMYPGMAKDARAEGFDEIADWFETLAKAERSHANRYTKALSELG; this is encoded by the coding sequence ATGCAACTGAAAGGATCCAAGACCGAGACGCATCTGAAGAATGCATTCGCCGGCGAATCGCAGGCCAACCGCCGTTACCTCTACTTCGCCAACAAGGCCGACGTCGAGGGCCGCCCCGACATCGCCGCGCTGTTCCGCTCCACCGCGGAAGGCGAGACCGGCCATGCCCACGGCCACCTCGAATACCTCGAGAAATGCGGCGACCCGGCCACCGGCCTGCCCTTCGGGCCGACCGAAGCCAACCTGAAGAGCGCCATCGCCGGCGAGACCCACGAATACACCGACATGTATCCGGGCATGGCGAAGGACGCGCGCGCCGAAGGCTTCGACGAGATCGCCGACTGGTTCGAGACGCTGGCCAAGGCGGAACGCTCGCACGCCAACCGCTACACGAAGGCGCTGAGCGAGCTGGGCTGA
- a CDS encoding DUF3501 family protein has translation MLTHEDLYSLEQYARLRPEFRAKVIAHKKNRLVHLGANATLHFEDALTMQYQVQEMLHLERIFEPELIQEELDVYNPLIPEGSNWKATFMIEYPDENERRQKLAQLHGIEKAVWMQVADFARVHPIANEDLDRETEDKTAAVHFLRFELTPAMVAAVKQGAAIRAGIDHPGYRAEATLPQAVRDSLAGDLR, from the coding sequence ATGCTCACCCACGAAGACCTCTACAGCCTCGAACAGTACGCCCGCCTGCGCCCCGAGTTCCGCGCGAAAGTGATCGCCCACAAGAAGAACCGCCTCGTCCATCTCGGCGCCAACGCCACGCTGCACTTCGAGGACGCGCTGACGATGCAATACCAGGTGCAGGAGATGCTGCACCTCGAACGCATCTTCGAGCCCGAGCTGATCCAGGAGGAACTCGACGTCTACAACCCGCTGATCCCCGAAGGCAGCAACTGGAAGGCGACCTTCATGATCGAGTACCCGGACGAGAACGAGCGCCGGCAGAAACTCGCGCAGCTGCACGGCATCGAGAAGGCGGTGTGGATGCAGGTCGCCGACTTCGCGCGCGTGCATCCGATCGCCAACGAGGACCTCGACCGCGAAACCGAGGACAAGACCGCCGCCGTGCATTTCCTGCGCTTCGAGCTGACGCCGGCGATGGTCGCGGCGGTCAAGCAGGGCGCGGCGATCCGCGCCGGCATCGACCATCCGGGGTATCGCGCCGAGGCGACGCTGCCGCAGGCGGTGCGCGATTCGCTGGCCGGCGATCTGCGCTAA
- a CDS encoding heterodisulfide reductase-related iron-sulfur binding cluster: MSEMSAPPAPTPPREGNLEAPTRHPIDWQQPGYYDRDALLHEMERVFDICHGCRRCVSLCSAFPTLFDLVDESKTMEVDGVAKADYWKVVEHCYLCDLCYMTKCPYVPPHKWNVDFPHLMLRAKAVHFKTGETKLRDKVLTSTDLVGRFCGIPIVAPTVNAANKVGALRQVVQRVAGIHAEAWLPEFSAKPLRKRLAQLPADTPGEPAGRTRGKVALFATCYMNRNEPGPGEDFAAVYAHNGIPVTLAVKEQCCGMPKLELGDFDSVKKAKEANIPVLAQLVDDGWDLTALIPSCVLMFRQEIPLLFPDDPDVQKVRAAFFDPFEYLLLRYKEGMLKTDFKHTLGKVAYHAACHQRVQNIGQKTREVLSLVPGTEVDIIERCSGHDGTYAVKAEFHAHAMKIVKPVVARVNQAQPDHYGSDCAMAGHHIAHARADGSAAEHPITLLRQAYGI; the protein is encoded by the coding sequence ATGTCCGAGATGTCCGCGCCACCCGCGCCGACGCCGCCGCGCGAAGGCAACCTGGAAGCGCCGACGCGCCATCCTATCGACTGGCAGCAGCCCGGCTACTACGACCGCGACGCGCTGCTGCACGAGATGGAGCGCGTCTTCGACATCTGCCACGGCTGCCGCCGCTGCGTCAGCCTGTGCAGCGCGTTCCCGACGCTGTTCGACCTGGTCGACGAATCGAAGACGATGGAAGTCGACGGCGTCGCCAAGGCCGACTACTGGAAGGTCGTCGAGCACTGCTACCTGTGCGACCTGTGCTACATGACCAAGTGCCCCTACGTGCCGCCGCACAAGTGGAACGTCGATTTCCCGCACCTCATGCTGCGCGCCAAGGCGGTGCACTTCAAGACCGGCGAGACGAAACTGCGCGACAAGGTGCTGACCAGCACCGACCTCGTCGGCAGGTTCTGCGGCATCCCCATCGTCGCGCCGACGGTGAATGCGGCGAACAAGGTCGGCGCGCTGCGCCAGGTGGTGCAGCGCGTCGCCGGCATCCACGCCGAGGCCTGGCTGCCCGAGTTCTCGGCGAAGCCGCTCCGCAAGCGCCTCGCGCAGCTGCCGGCCGACACCCCGGGCGAGCCGGCCGGGCGCACGCGCGGCAAGGTCGCGCTGTTCGCCACCTGCTACATGAACCGCAACGAGCCCGGCCCCGGCGAGGACTTCGCCGCCGTCTACGCGCACAACGGCATCCCGGTCACGCTCGCGGTGAAGGAGCAATGCTGCGGCATGCCCAAGCTCGAACTGGGCGACTTCGACTCGGTGAAGAAGGCCAAGGAAGCGAACATCCCGGTGCTCGCCCAGCTGGTCGACGACGGCTGGGACCTGACCGCGCTGATCCCCTCCTGCGTGCTGATGTTCCGCCAGGAAATCCCGCTGCTGTTCCCCGACGACCCGGACGTGCAGAAGGTCCGCGCCGCCTTCTTCGACCCCTTCGAATATCTGCTGCTGCGCTACAAGGAAGGGATGCTGAAGACCGACTTCAAGCACACGCTGGGCAAGGTCGCCTACCACGCCGCCTGCCACCAGCGCGTGCAGAACATCGGCCAGAAGACGCGCGAGGTGCTGTCGCTGGTGCCCGGCACCGAGGTCGACATCATCGAGCGCTGCTCCGGCCACGACGGCACCTACGCGGTGAAGGCCGAGTTCCACGCGCACGCGATGAAGATCGTGAAGCCGGTGGTCGCCCGCGTGAACCAGGCGCAGCCCGACCACTACGGCAGCGACTGCGCGATGGCCGGCCACCACATCGCGCACGCGCGCGCCGACGGTAGCGCCGCGGAGCATCCGATCACGCTGCTGCGCCAGGCCTACGGCATCTGA
- a CDS encoding c-type heme family protein yields MGLQARIWLFASLLIALITAADFFVSRSLIEKEVRTELENDARAIRAVLMAMRRVYHQQFLDSGLPVEERTIGFLPAHALSRISADFPNWTDSGLSFNNVSDRPRNPANLADADEQEAMRYFAAHPAEKERLTEIRSPDGRSFYHFTAPIWIEPYCLKCHGERSAAPPSVAKSYEAAYGYQVGELRGVMSIKLPTEMLRERAQAEWWTGFSVRLAGYVLLLLMLGAMVNRVVTQRLLALKDSAERVAGGDYAARCALDGSDEVSALGRSFNAMAGAVEAGTRELEQHRNHLEEMLAARTQDLVRANADLVRARDAAEAGSLAKSAFLANMSHEIRTPMNAITGMAYLMKRDDALPPKQAERLDKIDAAARHLLGIINAILDISKIEAGRLVLDDQPIVLETILGNVASMLIEAAQAKQLRLVVDARPMPAGLVGDPTRLTQALLNYAGNAIKFTETGAVVLRLRLLDETPDTATVRFEVEDSGPGIPADVQARLFTAFEQADSSTTRRYGGTGLGLAITRRLAELMGGSAGVDSVPGQGSTFWFSAVLKKRGEGPAATPAAPVGAAEAALRERHRGRRVLLVEDDPVNREVAAGLLAEAGLAAALAANGAEAVEQVRDARFDLILMDLQMPTLGGLDATRQIRELPYGAAVPIVAMTANTYVDDRRRCAEAGMDDFVGKPVVPERLFEALLRWLDRGRRTPRPADGR; encoded by the coding sequence ATGGGGTTGCAAGCAAGAATCTGGCTGTTCGCGTCGCTGCTGATCGCGCTGATCACCGCGGCCGATTTCTTCGTCAGCCGCAGCCTGATCGAGAAGGAAGTCCGTACCGAGCTCGAGAACGACGCGCGTGCGATCCGCGCCGTGCTGATGGCGATGCGCCGTGTCTACCACCAGCAGTTCCTCGACAGCGGCCTGCCCGTCGAGGAACGCACCATCGGCTTCCTGCCGGCGCACGCGCTGTCGCGCATCTCGGCCGACTTTCCCAACTGGACCGACAGCGGCCTCTCCTTCAACAACGTCAGCGACCGCCCGCGCAACCCGGCCAACCTGGCCGACGCCGACGAGCAGGAGGCGATGCGCTACTTCGCGGCCCATCCCGCCGAGAAGGAGCGCCTGACCGAAATCCGCAGCCCGGACGGGCGCAGCTTCTACCACTTCACGGCGCCGATCTGGATCGAGCCCTACTGCCTGAAGTGCCACGGCGAGCGCAGCGCGGCGCCGCCGTCGGTGGCGAAGAGCTACGAGGCCGCCTACGGCTACCAGGTCGGCGAGCTGCGCGGGGTGATGAGCATCAAGCTGCCGACCGAGATGCTGCGCGAGCGCGCGCAGGCGGAATGGTGGACCGGCTTCTCGGTGCGCCTGGCCGGCTACGTGCTGCTGCTGCTGATGCTCGGGGCGATGGTCAACCGCGTCGTCACGCAGCGCCTGCTGGCGCTCAAGGATTCCGCCGAGCGCGTTGCCGGCGGCGACTACGCCGCCCGCTGCGCGCTCGACGGCAGCGACGAAGTCAGCGCGCTCGGCCGTTCGTTCAACGCCATGGCCGGCGCCGTCGAGGCCGGCACGCGCGAGCTCGAGCAGCACCGCAACCACCTCGAGGAAATGCTCGCCGCGCGCACGCAGGACCTGGTCCGCGCCAACGCCGATCTGGTCCGCGCGCGCGACGCCGCCGAGGCGGGCAGCCTCGCCAAGAGCGCCTTCCTCGCCAACATGAGCCACGAGATCCGCACGCCGATGAATGCGATCACCGGCATGGCCTACCTGATGAAGCGCGACGATGCCCTGCCGCCGAAGCAGGCCGAGCGGCTCGACAAGATCGACGCCGCCGCCCGCCACCTGCTCGGCATCATCAACGCGATCCTCGACATCTCCAAGATCGAGGCCGGCCGCCTCGTCCTCGACGACCAGCCGATCGTGCTCGAGACCATCCTCGGCAACGTCGCCTCGATGCTGATCGAAGCGGCGCAGGCGAAGCAGCTGCGCCTCGTCGTCGACGCCCGGCCGATGCCGGCGGGCCTCGTCGGCGATCCGACGCGGCTGACGCAGGCGCTGCTCAACTATGCCGGCAACGCGATCAAGTTCACCGAGACCGGCGCCGTCGTGCTGCGCCTGCGCCTGCTCGACGAAACGCCGGACACCGCGACGGTGCGCTTCGAGGTCGAGGACAGCGGCCCCGGCATTCCGGCCGACGTGCAGGCGCGGCTGTTCACCGCCTTCGAGCAGGCCGACAGCTCGACCACCCGGCGCTACGGCGGCACCGGCCTGGGCCTCGCCATCACCCGCCGCCTGGCCGAACTGATGGGCGGCAGCGCCGGCGTCGACAGCGTGCCGGGGCAGGGCAGCACCTTCTGGTTCTCGGCCGTGCTGAAGAAGCGCGGCGAGGGGCCGGCGGCGACCCCGGCGGCGCCGGTCGGCGCCGCCGAAGCGGCGCTGCGCGAGCGCCACCGCGGCCGCCGCGTGCTGCTGGTCGAGGACGATCCGGTCAACCGCGAGGTCGCCGCCGGCCTGCTGGCCGAAGCCGGACTTGCCGCCGCGCTCGCGGCGAACGGCGCCGAGGCCGTCGAGCAGGTGCGCGACGCGCGCTTCGACCTGATCCTGATGGACCTGCAGATGCCGACGCTGGGCGGGCTCGACGCGACCCGGCAGATCCGCGAACTGCCGTACGGCGCCGCGGTGCCGATCGTGGCGATGACCGCCAATACCTACGTCGACGACCGGCGGCGCTGCGCCGAGGCCGGCATGGACGACTTCGTCGGCAAGCCGGTGGTGCCCGAGCGCCTGTTCGAGGCGCTGCTGCGCTGGCTGGATCGCGGCCGGCGCACGCCGCGGCCGGCGGACGGGCGCTGA
- the ntrB gene encoding nitrate ABC transporter permease: MSAITFDKAAGLAAAVPAAAEAVAAPVAKVAPAAGDSAAPASAPKSAGRAGEWLKAVARAVLPPVIGIAVMIGIWYLATLKAGGSLPGPVQTWEAAVKLFADPFYSNGPNDQGIGWNVLSSLQRVGIGFGIAAAIGIPLGFMLGRFATLSSMVNPIISLLRPVSPLAWLPIGLLVFKKADPAATWTIFICSIWPMILNTAQGVTRVPSDYMNVARVLNLSEWKIFTKILFPAVLPYMLTGIRLSIGTAWLVIVAAEMLTGGVGIGFWVWDEWNNLKVEHIIIAIFVIGIVGLMLEQALIAIAKRFSYE, translated from the coding sequence ATGAGTGCAATTACTTTCGACAAGGCGGCCGGCTTGGCCGCCGCCGTACCGGCGGCCGCGGAAGCGGTCGCGGCACCGGTCGCCAAGGTGGCGCCCGCCGCCGGCGACAGCGCAGCGCCGGCGTCGGCGCCGAAATCCGCCGGCCGCGCCGGCGAGTGGCTGAAGGCCGTCGCCCGCGCCGTGCTGCCGCCGGTGATCGGCATCGCCGTGATGATCGGCATCTGGTACCTGGCCACGCTCAAGGCCGGCGGCAGCCTGCCCGGGCCGGTGCAGACCTGGGAGGCAGCGGTCAAGCTGTTCGCCGATCCGTTCTACTCGAACGGTCCGAACGACCAGGGCATCGGCTGGAACGTGCTCTCCTCGCTGCAGCGCGTCGGCATCGGTTTCGGCATCGCGGCGGCGATCGGCATCCCGCTCGGTTTCATGCTCGGCCGCTTCGCCACGCTCTCCAGCATGGTGAACCCGATCATCAGCCTGCTGCGGCCGGTGTCGCCGCTGGCCTGGCTGCCGATCGGCCTGCTCGTGTTCAAGAAGGCCGACCCGGCGGCGACGTGGACCATCTTCATCTGCTCGATCTGGCCGATGATCCTCAACACCGCGCAGGGCGTCACCCGCGTGCCCTCGGACTACATGAACGTCGCCCGCGTGCTCAACCTCTCGGAGTGGAAGATCTTCACCAAGATCCTGTTCCCGGCCGTGCTGCCGTACATGCTGACCGGCATCCGCCTGTCGATCGGTACCGCCTGGCTGGTCATCGTCGCCGCGGAAATGCTCACCGGCGGCGTCGGCATCGGCTTCTGGGTGTGGGACGAGTGGAACAACCTCAAGGTCGAGCACATCATCATCGCCATCTTCGTCATCGGCATCGTCGGCCTCATGCTCGAACAGGCGCTGATCGCGATCGCCAAGCGCTTCTCCTACGAATGA